Part of the Crossiella cryophila genome, GCGGCGCGCAGACCGCGCCCAGCACGGTCCAGGCGCCCAGCACCAGCCCCACCACGACCAGCCGCCCCGGCGCCGGTCCGGGGGTGAACGCGAGCCGGATCCCCTCCGCCAGCCAGGACAACGGGAACACCGCGCCGACGATCCGCAGCGGCCCCGGCAGCGAGTCGACGGGGAAGAAGAACCCCGACAGCGGGATCAGACCCAGCAGGAACAACCCCACCACGGCGACCAGCCGCGGATCCGGGGCCAGCGCACCGCCGATCGCACCAAGGCCGGACATCGCCAGCACCCCCAGCAGCAGCACCCAGGCCAGGGTCGCCCAGCCTGCCGGTCCCGCGGGCAGACCGGTGCCCGAGACGACCGTCCCGATCACGAGCAGCGCGATCACGTAGGCGATGGTGAGCACGCCGATCACGGCGAGCTTGCCGAGCAGGTAGCTCTGCACCCCGCCGGGCACCCCGCGCAGGCGCAGCAGCGCGCCGTCCTCGCGGTCGGTGGCCAGCCACTGCATCAGTCCCAGCAGGCTCGTGCTGACCACGCTGAGCGCCAGACCACCCGCCAGCAGCAGCTCGGCGTACCGGGCCGGCGTGCCGGGAATGACGTCCTGGCCGAGCATCAGCAGCAGCACGGCCATCATCACCGGTACGAAGGCGTGCCCGGCGCGTTCCCGGCGACCGCGCAACTGGAGTTTCAGTTCGACCACGGCCCGCAGCCGGGCCGCCCGG contains:
- a CDS encoding ABC transporter permease, whose protein sequence is MSQRANTLRAARLRAVVELKLQLRGRRERAGHAFVPVMMAVLLLMLGQDVIPGTPARYAELLLAGGLALSVVSTSLLGLMQWLATDREDGALLRLRGVPGGVQSYLLGKLAVIGVLTIAYVIALLVIGTVVSGTGLPAGPAGWATLAWVLLLGVLAMSGLGAIGGALAPDPRLVAVVGLFLLGLIPLSGFFFPVDSLPGPLRIVGAVFPLSWLAEGIRLAFTPGPAPGRLVVVGLVLGAWTVLGAVCAPPLLRRMTRLRSGSAPAKASA